In Candidatus Margulisiibacteriota bacterium, the DNA window TCCGGTAACTGTGCCTATTGCCCAGGTTGAATAATCAGCTAAATTATAATCTTTAAGAGAAATGCCGATAAAACCGACCGTAATGGTAATGGTAAAACTGTCACTGGTTGCAGCTTGCGCCCCTCTGATCCCCGCCACCCCAAGAACAACAGACAAACCGATCAGAATAAAAACTAAAACCTTTTTCATTTTCAATCTCCCCCTTTTAAAGGATGCCGTTGACTATTTTTTCGGTTCTATCAAGACCCTGGCAAAACCGCTTAGCCCGTCCTCTTCTTCAACCATCAAGATAGATTCCCATCCTCTGGTCACGGTTGAATTTGCCTTAGGGACTGCTATTTTTAACTCAATTTCTTTCTTTTGTCCAGCCCCAATTTTTACCTTATTTTTCAAAGGTTTTATCCATTTCTCTGACATTGCCCATTCATAACCAGGACTCAAGTTGATCTCCTGCTTTCCCGAATCGGCAGGAGGGAGAAAAGAAAACACCTTATAAGTATGGGGACGCTTATCGTTGTTGTACAAGATCAAACGCGCTGTTATCGCCTTACCCTGAATGATCGGGACCTTGATCGTACTGGGAACAAAGCCCAATCTTCCCGACGGACGTCCTTTGACCATAGCCGCTTTTGTTTCGAACATGTAGTTTGGTTTGATCGAAACACCAAAAAGGTCCCCTTTTTTCATTTCGTTGGAAATATTGACGTAAACGATCCAATGCTGATTAAGATATTTTTCTTCATTGGGGACTTTCAGATGCATCCTGACTTTTCCGGAACTGCGCGGGGCCACTTCAAGCCAATTACTTTCCATATAGAGCCATTTTGGGTCCGGAATTTCCGAATAGCCCTTGAGCCACTGGCTTTTCGCCTGGCTCGGCTTGATCGGCGAGAGGCAAAACGATTGCTGGCTATCACTGCTGTTTTCGATGGTCAGGTCAACCCCGAGGTCCAGATCTTTGCCGATCTCAATATTTTGCGCGCAAAATGCTCCGGGAGAAACTTTGATCCCAGCGGCAAAAACCCCGGCTGATAATATAATGATCATCCCAGCCAATAAGACATTTTTCGCCATTCGACACCCCTTTTAATGCTTCCGACAGCCAACCGTTACTGTTATTCGCTCTTCCGCGCCGGTAGTAATCGCGACCGGCGTGCGCAAATAAATATACAACTTACGAGCCCCGCCGCTCGCCACGTTTTCCCCGCTCTCTCCACCTTCATAATTTCCTGAAGAGCCCCCTCCCTGGGTTGCCCAGGTCTGGCTGGTGGTAATAATATCACTTGTAGTGGAAAAATCCACTTCTGCCGGAGAAATATTTCCATTAAACAGCCCCATGAGCAAAACTATCTCC includes these proteins:
- a CDS encoding cupredoxin domain-containing protein; the encoded protein is MAKNVLLAGMIIILSAGVFAAGIKVSPGAFCAQNIEIGKDLDLGVDLTIENSSDSQQSFCLSPIKPSQAKSQWLKGYSEIPDPKWLYMESNWLEVAPRSSGKVRMHLKVPNEEKYLNQHWIVYVNISNEMKKGDLFGVSIKPNYMFETKAAMVKGRPSGRLGFVPSTIKVPIIQGKAITARLILYNNDKRPHTYKVFSFLPPADSGKQEINLSPGYEWAMSEKWIKPLKNKVKIGAGQKKEIELKIAVPKANSTVTRGWESILMVEEEDGLSGFARVLIEPKK